The Carnobacterium divergens genome includes a window with the following:
- a CDS encoding tyrosine-protein phosphatase yields MNYPKLIVKRENKILTIDWSSFSSDIYQLWIGTEPNNETKVLQIAEKQDFIKIKAEFPIYFFRVLLKNGTEFFTREDLVDLEGTVNFRDYGGWQGFDGKNVIFGKLYRSDVLSQLTSQDLEYIQNQLGIKTVIDYRNEIEREADPDKKWKGATFYSLDPNADMAAMASNTSEKSVATHQKHSFKEMLETVEGRENIKNLKTNMTEQYRQFVLSPQSLTVYRKVIQLHLKKENTPILQHCKGGKDRTGFGVAILLLLLGVSEKDVATDFFLTDEYRKEHIASRMELYRKYTTDEEVLDNLRALTSSEPEYLAATFETIKETYGSFDQFVQEGLNISQQEIETLRSLYLV; encoded by the coding sequence GTGAACTATCCAAAATTAATTGTAAAACGCGAAAATAAAATTTTAACGATTGATTGGTCGAGCTTTAGCAGCGATATTTATCAGTTATGGATTGGTACAGAGCCTAATAATGAAACGAAAGTTTTACAAATAGCTGAAAAGCAAGACTTTATTAAAATCAAAGCAGAATTTCCAATTTATTTTTTTCGAGTATTATTGAAAAATGGAACAGAATTTTTTACGCGGGAAGATTTAGTTGATTTAGAAGGAACTGTTAATTTTCGAGATTACGGAGGGTGGCAGGGATTTGATGGAAAAAATGTTATTTTTGGTAAATTGTATCGGTCAGATGTCTTGTCTCAACTAACTTCGCAAGATCTTGAGTACATTCAAAACCAGTTAGGGATTAAAACCGTGATTGATTACCGTAATGAAATCGAACGAGAGGCAGATCCTGATAAAAAATGGAAAGGAGCTACGTTTTATTCTTTAGACCCTAATGCTGATATGGCAGCAATGGCCTCAAATACATCTGAAAAAAGTGTGGCTACGCATCAAAAGCATTCATTTAAAGAAATGTTGGAAACAGTAGAAGGACGCGAAAACATTAAGAATTTAAAAACTAATATGACGGAACAATATCGTCAATTTGTCTTATCGCCACAGTCGCTAACGGTTTACCGTAAAGTGATTCAACTTCACTTAAAAAAAGAAAATACACCTATTTTACAACATTGTAAAGGTGGAAAAGACCGAACTGGATTTGGTGTTGCTATCCTTTTATTGTTATTGGGTGTCTCTGAAAAAGATGTAGCAACGGATTTCTTCTTAACAGACGAGTATCGCAAAGAACATATCGCCAGTCGAATGGAACTTTATAGAAAATATACAACTGATGAAGAAGTGTTAGATAATTTAAGGGCATTAACATCTTCTGAACCTGAGTATTTAGCGGCCACATTTGAAACGATAAAAGAAACTTATGGAAGTTTTGATCAGTTTGTTCAAGAAGGATTAAACATTTCACAACAAGAAATTGAGACACTAAGATCGTTGTATTTAGTGTAA
- the uhpT gene encoding hexose-6-phosphate:phosphate antiporter, whose product MFDFLKNVPVPKSALTISEQRKRWFKEFMKPFFVVVMIYITMYLIRNNFKAAQPLLKSQLGFTTTDLGYIGFTFSIVYGFGKFILGYIVDGKNTKKILSVLLFLSSLTVLCMGFLFTMNHVPLGWIVVLWSLNGLFQCVGGPSCASVITQWTTKKNRGRYIGLWNASHNIGGGLAGIFAIWCAQTFFKGSVAGMFILPAIVASVIAVLTFFIGKNRPEDLGWASSEEIFEEPVEEANQEAEDMTKWQIFKKYLLTNPWIWLLCVSNVFVYIVRIGIDNWAPLYVTEHLNFSNEAAANTIFYFEMGALVGCLAWGYISDFLKGRPALVATVSSFLLPIGIIGYQFGTTELIINGSLFMLGMMIFGPQLLINISMLGFVPKKATVVAGGLLGAFAYLFGDSMAKILLAKISDPTQAGVKLFNTVLHGWGDTFIIFYIAVVIIIVLLGTVAFAEEKRIRQAKIKV is encoded by the coding sequence ATGTTTGATTTTCTAAAAAATGTTCCTGTTCCAAAGAGTGCATTAACCATTTCAGAACAGCGGAAACGTTGGTTTAAAGAATTTATGAAACCGTTTTTTGTAGTGGTGATGATTTATATCACTATGTATTTGATTCGGAATAATTTTAAAGCGGCGCAACCCTTATTAAAAAGCCAGCTAGGGTTTACTACTACTGATTTAGGGTATATTGGGTTCACTTTTTCAATCGTTTATGGATTTGGTAAATTTATCTTAGGCTACATCGTGGATGGAAAGAACACGAAGAAAATTTTATCTGTGCTTTTATTTTTATCTTCTCTAACAGTTTTATGCATGGGTTTTCTATTTACGATGAATCATGTACCACTTGGTTGGATTGTTGTACTTTGGTCATTGAATGGTCTCTTTCAATGTGTTGGTGGACCGAGTTGTGCTTCTGTTATTACGCAATGGACAACTAAGAAAAATCGAGGGCGATATATTGGTTTATGGAATGCATCGCATAATATTGGCGGCGGTTTAGCTGGGATTTTTGCTATCTGGTGTGCGCAAACATTCTTTAAAGGAAGTGTAGCCGGGATGTTTATTTTACCCGCTATTGTAGCAAGTGTAATTGCTGTGCTTACTTTTTTTATTGGAAAAAATCGTCCAGAGGATTTAGGCTGGGCATCTAGCGAAGAAATCTTTGAAGAGCCTGTTGAAGAAGCAAATCAAGAAGCAGAAGATATGACAAAATGGCAAATTTTCAAAAAATACCTTTTAACGAATCCTTGGATTTGGTTATTGTGTGTGTCGAACGTTTTTGTGTACATCGTGAGAATTGGAATTGATAATTGGGCACCATTGTATGTCACGGAACACTTGAACTTTAGCAATGAAGCAGCAGCGAATACGATTTTTTATTTTGAAATGGGTGCGCTAGTAGGCTGCTTAGCTTGGGGGTATATTTCTGATTTCTTAAAGGGGCGTCCAGCATTAGTTGCAACAGTCAGTAGTTTTCTATTACCGATTGGGATTATTGGTTATCAATTTGGGACGACTGAATTGATTATTAATGGGTCATTGTTTATGTTGGGGATGATGATTTTTGGACCACAATTATTGATCAATATCTCAATGCTTGGTTTTGTACCTAAAAAAGCAACGGTTGTTGCAGGTGGATTGCTAGGAGCATTTGCGTATTTGTTTGGTGATTCAATGGCAAAAATTTTACTAGCAAAAATTTCAGATCCAACTCAAGCAGGTGTGAAGCTATTTAATACAGTTCTTCATGGGTGGGGTGATACATTTATTATTTTTTATATCGCTGTTGTGATTATTATTGTATTATTAGGAACGGTTGCATTTGCAGAAGAAAAACGAATTCGACAAGCTAAAATAAAAGTATAA
- a CDS encoding tyrosine-protein phosphatase, producing the protein MEVTNFRDLGGLKTEDGKTIKYRKLLRSGDLSNLNHQTVNELMNDYELATIVDFRREFEIQQSPDTKIPKTTYINLDILGKMGAKNSSLEDFARLKSVDAVDNHMKEVYTDLILNQGAQEGFKEFMEIIVANKTGSTVFHCFAGKDRTGYAAALILALLGVPEEEIRNDFLLTNTERKQANDQLLDTFRDKGMDEEEIAALSTALYVKPAYLDYAFSLINDQYGTVLNYAEQALDFDKEKVRQLRSLYLEA; encoded by the coding sequence ATGGAAGTGACAAATTTTAGAGATTTAGGTGGGTTAAAAACAGAAGATGGGAAAACAATCAAGTATCGAAAACTTTTACGTTCAGGTGATTTATCAAATTTAAACCATCAAACCGTCAATGAGCTGATGAATGATTACGAATTGGCAACAATTGTTGATTTTAGAAGAGAATTTGAAATTCAACAGTCTCCAGATACAAAAATTCCAAAAACAACTTACATTAATCTTGATATCTTAGGGAAAATGGGTGCTAAAAATTCATCCTTAGAAGATTTTGCTCGATTAAAATCCGTTGATGCAGTAGACAATCATATGAAAGAAGTTTATACAGATTTAATTTTAAACCAAGGGGCACAAGAGGGATTTAAAGAATTTATGGAAATTATTGTTGCGAACAAAACGGGTTCTACCGTATTTCATTGTTTTGCAGGAAAAGACCGTACCGGTTACGCAGCAGCTTTAATTTTAGCTTTGTTAGGGGTCCCAGAAGAGGAAATTCGGAACGATTTTTTACTAACAAACACAGAAAGAAAACAAGCCAATGATCAGTTACTAGATACCTTTAGAGATAAGGGAATGGATGAGGAAGAAATAGCGGCTTTGTCAACAGCTTTGTATGTAAAACCAGCATATTTAGATTATGCTTTTTCCTTAATTAACGATCAGTATGGCACAGTTTTAAATTATGCTGAACAAGCTTTAGACTTCGATAAAGAAAAAGTGAGGCAACTAAGATCACTTTACCTAGAGGCATAA
- a CDS encoding sugar-binding transcriptional regulator, whose translation MEKEKQQLSIEVARLYYQSDFSQQEIATKLKISRPTVSRLLTYAKEKGFVQIKVTDPFADLETLGNKIKEKYNLLEAHVVFSPTAKYQIITEYISKFAAEYLESHVKNSDILGVSWGTTMYEIARKITPQQVKGVEVVQLKGSISHSDVNNYANETLALFAEGFQTTARNLPLPVVLDNVVAKELVEQDRHIHQIIEMGEKANIAMFTVGTVRDEALLFRLGYFNGEEVDFLKEHAVGDICSRFFDKEGNISNEEINQRTIGIELADLRKKEQSILVAGGERKVEAINGALVGNYANVLIIDQFTAAELLAY comes from the coding sequence GTGGAAAAAGAAAAACAACAGCTGAGCATTGAAGTTGCAAGACTTTACTATCAATCTGATTTTAGCCAACAAGAAATTGCAACGAAACTAAAAATTTCTAGACCGACAGTATCCAGATTGCTCACATATGCAAAAGAAAAAGGTTTTGTGCAAATCAAAGTAACCGATCCTTTTGCTGACCTTGAAACACTAGGGAATAAAATTAAAGAGAAGTACAATTTATTAGAGGCTCATGTTGTTTTTTCACCGACAGCAAAGTATCAAATCATCACAGAATACATCAGTAAGTTTGCTGCTGAATACCTAGAATCCCATGTTAAAAATAGTGATATTTTAGGTGTGAGTTGGGGAACAACAATGTACGAAATTGCTAGAAAAATAACACCACAACAAGTAAAAGGTGTGGAGGTTGTACAATTAAAAGGAAGCATTAGTCATTCGGATGTGAACAATTATGCGAATGAAACCTTGGCGTTATTTGCGGAGGGGTTTCAAACAACAGCACGTAATTTACCACTACCAGTAGTGTTGGATAACGTTGTAGCTAAGGAATTAGTAGAGCAAGATCGCCACATCCATCAAATTATTGAAATGGGAGAAAAAGCAAATATCGCCATGTTTACAGTAGGAACAGTTCGTGACGAAGCGTTGTTATTCCGTCTGGGTTATTTTAATGGTGAAGAAGTCGACTTTCTAAAAGAGCACGCAGTTGGCGATATTTGTTCACGTTTTTTTGATAAAGAAGGCAATATTAGCAATGAAGAAATTAATCAACGGACAATTGGCATAGAATTAGCAGATTTGCGTAAGAAAGAACAGTCTATTTTAGTTGCGGGTGGTGAGCGGAAAGTCGAAGCAATTAATGGTGCATTAGTTGGAAATTATGCAAATGTCTTAATTATTGATCAATTTACGGCTGCAGAATTATTGGCCTATTAA
- the deoC gene encoding deoxyribose-phosphate aldolase, translating to MNVAKMIDHTLLKPEATKEAVLKIIEEAKEYKFASVCLNPYWVALASKELAGTGVDICTVIGFPLGANTSATKAFETEDAIKNGATEVDMVINVGALKSGDEATVLKDIKAVVNAANGKALVKVILETCLLTDEEKVRASELSVEAGADFVKTSTGFSTGGATAADIALMRKTVGPTIGVKASGGIRTTEDVEAMIKAGASRIGASASVAIVTNDKQAKTDGY from the coding sequence ATGAATGTAGCAAAAATGATTGATCACACACTTTTAAAACCAGAAGCAACAAAAGAAGCGGTTTTAAAAATAATTGAAGAAGCAAAAGAATACAAATTTGCATCCGTATGTTTAAATCCATATTGGGTAGCACTTGCAAGTAAAGAGTTAGCCGGTACAGGTGTTGATATTTGTACAGTTATCGGTTTTCCATTAGGCGCAAATACTTCTGCAACAAAAGCGTTCGAAACAGAAGATGCCATTAAAAATGGTGCAACTGAAGTTGATATGGTAATTAACGTAGGCGCTTTAAAATCAGGGGACGAAGCAACCGTATTAAAGGATATTAAAGCCGTTGTTAATGCAGCTAACGGAAAAGCTTTAGTGAAAGTTATTCTTGAAACATGCTTGCTAACAGACGAAGAAAAAGTCCGTGCTTCTGAATTATCTGTTGAAGCAGGAGCCGATTTTGTTAAAACATCGACTGGTTTTTCAACCGGTGGCGCGACAGCAGCAGATATCGCTTTGATGCGTAAAACCGTTGGACCAACTATTGGAGTGAAAGCATCAGGCGGAATTCGCACAACAGAAGATGTAGAGGCTATGATTAAAGCTGGAGCTTCAAGAATTGGCGCAAGTGCAAGTGTTGCCATCGTAACAAATGACAAACAAGCTAAAACAGACGGTTACTAA
- a CDS encoding pyrimidine-nucleoside phosphorylase: MRMVDVIEKKRDGKELTTEEIQFFINGYTDGSIPDYQASALAMAIYFQDMTDRERADLTMAMVNSGETIDLSAIEGIKVDKHSTGGVGDTTTLVLAPLVAALDIPVAKMSGRGLGHTGGTIDKLEAVEGFHVEITKDQFIDLVNRDKVAVIGQTGNLTPADKKIYALRDVTGTVNSIPLIASSIMSKKIAAGADAIVLDVKTGAGAFMKTQEDAENLAHAMVRIGNNVNRQTMAVISDMSQPLGFAIGNSLEVKEAIDTLKGEGPEDLTELVLILGSQMVVLAKKAKDLEEARKMLIEVMENGKALEKFKEFLNNQGGDGSVVDNPEKLPQAKYLIEVPAKESGVVSNMVADEIGIAAMLLGAGRATKEDEIDLAVGLMLRKKVGDAVEKGESLVTIYANREDVENVKEKIYDNITIADYATEPKLVHSVIVD; this comes from the coding sequence ATGAGAATGGTAGACGTTATTGAGAAAAAAAGAGATGGCAAAGAATTAACAACTGAAGAAATTCAATTTTTTATTAATGGATATACAGACGGTTCGATTCCTGATTATCAAGCAAGTGCATTAGCAATGGCGATTTATTTCCAAGATATGACCGATCGTGAACGCGCTGATTTAACAATGGCGATGGTAAATTCTGGCGAAACCATTGATTTATCTGCAATCGAAGGCATTAAAGTAGACAAACATTCAACAGGTGGCGTGGGTGACACGACAACCCTTGTTTTAGCTCCTTTAGTGGCGGCTTTAGATATTCCAGTAGCTAAGATGTCAGGACGTGGTCTAGGGCATACAGGTGGAACGATTGATAAATTAGAAGCGGTTGAAGGATTCCACGTAGAAATTACAAAGGATCAATTTATTGATTTAGTCAACCGTGATAAAGTAGCGGTGATTGGTCAAACGGGGAATTTAACACCAGCAGATAAAAAAATCTACGCATTACGTGATGTAACAGGAACGGTTAACTCTATTCCACTAATAGCAAGTTCAATTATGAGTAAAAAAATTGCAGCTGGCGCGGATGCGATCGTTTTAGATGTAAAAACTGGAGCAGGCGCCTTCATGAAAACACAAGAAGATGCAGAAAACCTAGCCCATGCAATGGTACGTATTGGAAATAATGTTAACCGCCAAACAATGGCCGTTATTTCAGATATGTCACAACCACTAGGATTCGCCATCGGAAATTCACTAGAAGTAAAAGAAGCGATTGATACCTTAAAAGGTGAAGGTCCAGAAGATTTAACTGAATTAGTATTAATTTTAGGCAGCCAAATGGTCGTTTTAGCTAAAAAAGCTAAAGATCTTGAAGAAGCACGCAAAATGCTGATTGAAGTGATGGAAAATGGCAAAGCCTTAGAAAAATTCAAAGAATTCCTAAACAATCAAGGTGGCGATGGATCAGTTGTAGACAATCCAGAAAAATTACCACAAGCAAAATATTTAATCGAAGTTCCAGCAAAAGAATCCGGCGTTGTATCGAATATGGTAGCCGATGAAATTGGAATTGCAGCAATGCTATTAGGGGCAGGACGTGCAACGAAAGAAGATGAGATTGATTTAGCTGTAGGATTAATGCTACGTAAAAAAGTAGGAGATGCTGTTGAAAAAGGGGAGTCATTAGTAACCATTTATGCAAACCGTGAAGACGTGGAAAATGTAAAAGAAAAAATCTATGACAATATTACGATTGCAGATTACGCAACAGAACCAAAACTAGTTCATAGTGTAATTGTAGACTAA
- a CDS encoding helix-turn-helix domain-containing protein codes for MLPNLANLDKIAYRKIEILKLLISQNAPCSASVLSKKLAISGKTLLSYLIELEPYLAEYKQHIRLVKTKEGYFLSKKNSFSMDTLYYEIEKETLFFSFFSYNFHYQNETIDSYAKKQFVSYSYLYRHIRLMNQLLKPFKISYNLSPLKLNGSEVRIRFFAFYYYFHTCNGIAWPFRLVSDQKYDSFIHQLERLTYQTFSVIQKEKLRYWFAICETRYRLNDFIDYRETLYQNVAEHHPLFSVLQPLILNFLNKFKIPTKTNECHFLFFIIQNILKIPTDSLLHIQDEPLIQKTTQFLEDIKVVFPTIQLSQLFKEELLYLMYSATHLGDSYIHFLENSSHSSTFTYRYEAELTQLFTKIKCFGNQSNYFQNSVMKLIETQLAAEHYQPQIKMLVVTKLDNLQKRSLLQKLNNLPFQLIVTEQMEENVDLIVSDFYLNNQTTPTFFWNSLPLENDWANLIETLHDFEKQKIET; via the coding sequence ATGCTACCTAACCTTGCGAACTTAGATAAAATTGCCTATCGAAAAATTGAAATTTTAAAATTATTAATTTCCCAAAATGCACCTTGTTCAGCAAGTGTTTTAAGTAAAAAACTAGCTATTAGCGGAAAAACGTTGCTAAGCTATTTAATCGAACTAGAACCCTATTTAGCTGAATATAAACAACACATCCGACTAGTTAAAACAAAGGAAGGCTACTTTTTATCAAAAAAAAATTCATTTTCAATGGACACGCTGTATTACGAAATTGAAAAAGAAACACTCTTTTTTTCTTTTTTCTCGTACAATTTTCACTACCAAAATGAGACCATTGATTCCTATGCAAAAAAACAGTTTGTTAGTTACAGCTACCTTTACCGTCATATTCGCTTAATGAATCAATTGTTGAAGCCTTTCAAAATATCTTACAATCTTTCACCTTTAAAGTTGAACGGTTCTGAAGTGCGAATTCGTTTTTTCGCTTTCTATTATTATTTCCACACTTGCAATGGCATTGCTTGGCCATTTCGTCTCGTTTCGGATCAAAAATACGACTCATTCATTCACCAATTAGAACGATTAACTTATCAAACCTTTTCAGTGATTCAAAAAGAGAAGCTTCGTTATTGGTTTGCTATTTGTGAAACTAGGTATCGCTTAAATGATTTCATTGATTATCGAGAAACACTTTATCAAAATGTTGCGGAACATCATCCGCTTTTTTCAGTGCTTCAGCCTTTGATCTTAAATTTTCTCAACAAATTTAAAATTCCAACTAAAACGAATGAATGCCATTTCTTATTTTTTATTATCCAAAACATCTTGAAAATACCAACAGATTCTCTTCTACACATTCAAGATGAACCCTTGATTCAAAAAACGACTCAATTTTTAGAAGATATTAAAGTTGTTTTTCCAACAATTCAACTATCTCAACTTTTTAAAGAAGAACTTCTTTACTTGATGTATTCAGCTACTCACTTAGGAGATTCATATATTCACTTTCTAGAAAATTCATCTCATTCATCTACTTTTACTTATCGTTATGAAGCTGAATTAACTCAACTTTTCACTAAAATTAAGTGTTTCGGAAATCAGTCTAACTACTTTCAAAACAGTGTTATGAAATTAATAGAGACTCAATTAGCTGCCGAACATTATCAGCCGCAAATTAAAATGTTAGTCGTTACAAAGTTAGATAATTTACAAAAGCGTTCCCTGCTTCAAAAACTCAACAATCTTCCTTTTCAATTAATTGTGACAGAGCAAATGGAAGAAAATGTTGATTTAATTGTTTCTGATTTCTATCTTAATAATCAGACGACTCCTACTTTTTTCTGGAATAGTTTGCCCCTAGAAAATGATTGGGCCAATTTAATTGAAACACTTCACGACTTTGAAAAACAAAAAATTGAAACGTAA